In Puntigrus tetrazona isolate hp1 unplaced genomic scaffold, ASM1883169v1 S000000234, whole genome shotgun sequence, a single window of DNA contains:
- the LOC122333321 gene encoding P2Y purinoceptor 1-like → MSNTSALSLNSSISGWHQPLWYQYEVCAEAPHWFIFYFGVKVLNLVAGFPMNILVLWQILRKKSEGSTSDVFIFNLSILDAYFGLMTPVDLSNRLYFNDPTVWYSQRFAYGLKDVTPLFLTCICLDRYIAVVHPILFTGIRDTRIRIGVSVLVWGLILAYSLTKTFLGTMSVNEVFSGVILSAFFIMMFCNLSIIWVLRKSVAGKDVMNPVKKKAFKMVIIVLAIIVVNYLPPVALLPFASTFSFMKLHCKVLLGVFSMMDLSCTMEPLLYISKMDRSVLCHCLQSPSKKPITVSI, encoded by the coding sequence ATGTCAAACACCTCGGCTCTGAGCCTGAACTCCAGCATCTCCGGATGGCATCAGCCTCTCTGGTATCAGTATGAAGTGTGTGCAGAAGCTCCTCATTGGTTCATCTTCTACTTTGGAGTGAAAGTACTGAACCTGGTGGCAGGATTCCCAATGAACATCCTTGTGTTGTGGCAGATTCTGAGGAAGAAGAGCGAAGGCTCGACGTCAGACGTCTTCATTTTTAACCTCTCCATCCTGGACGCCTATTTTGGCCTCATGACGCCGGTCGATCTTTCCAACCGGCTGTACTTCAACGACCCGACTGTCTGGTACTCCCAGCGTTTCGCCTACGGACTCAAAGACGTCACTCCGTTGTTCCTCACCTGTATTTGTCTGGACAGGTACATCGCTGTGGTCCATCCCATCCTCTTCACGGGGATCCGTGACACTCGCATCCGGATCGGTGTCTCTGTGCTGGTTTGGGGACTCATTCTGGCCTACTCTCTGACCAAAACCTTCTTAGGCACCATGAGCGTGAACGAGGTCTTCAGCGGAGTCATCCTCTCTGCCTTCTTCATCATGATGTTCTGCAACCTCTCCATCATCTGGGTCCTCAGGAAGAGTGTGGCAGGGAAAGATGTCATGAACCCAGTGAAGAAGAAGGCCTTCAAGATGGTGATTATCGTCCTTGCCATCATCGTGGTGAACTATCTGCCTCCCGTGGCTCTGTTGCCGTTCGCTTCCACCTTCTCGTTCATGAAGCTGCATTGTAAGGTCCTTCTTGGCGTCTTCTCCATGATGGACCTGAGCTGCACTATGGAGCCTTTGCTCTACATCTCTAAGATGGATCGATCTGTGCTCTGTCACTGCCTGCAGAGTCCTTCCAAGAAACCCATCACTGTGAGcatctga
- the LOC122333322 gene encoding G-protein coupled receptor 4-like, with protein MENTSALSLNSSVSGWQRLPWYQFEECAEAPHWFLLYFGVKVLNLVAGVPLNILVLWQILRKKSEGSTSDVFIFNLSILDAYFGLMTPVDLSNRLYFNDSSVWYSVRFAYGLKDVTPLFLTCICLDRYIAVVHPILFTGIRDTRIRIGVSVLVWGLILAYSLTKTFLGVMSVNEVFSGVILSAFFIMMFCNLSIIWVLRKSVAGKDVMNPVKKKAFKMVIIVLAIIVVNYLPPVALMPFSSTYSFVAFRCKISLSVFSIMDLSCTIEPLLYISKMDRFAFCQCLPSPSKKPITVSV; from the coding sequence atggaAAACACCTCGGCTTTGAGTCTGAATTCCAGCGTCTCTGGATGGCAACGTTTACCGTGGTACCAGTTCGAGGAGTGTGCCGAGGCTCCTCACTGGTTTCTGTTGTACTTTGGAGTGAAAGTACTGAACCTGGTGGCAGGCGTTCCCCTGAACATCCTTGTGTTGTGGCAGATTCTGAGGAAGAAGAGCGAAGGCTCGACGTCAGACGTCTTCATTTTTAACCTCTCCATCCTGGACGCCTACTTTGGCCTCATGACGCCGGTCGACCTTTCCAACCGGCTCTACTTCAACGACTCGTCTGTATGGTACTCGGTGCGTTTCGCCTACGGACTCAAAGACGTCACTCCGTTGTTCCTCACCTGTATTTGTCTGGACAGGTACATCGCTGTGGTCCATCCCATCCTCTTCACGGGGATCCGTGACACTCGCATCCGGATCGGTGTCTCGGTGCTGGTTTGGGGACTCATTCTGGCCTACTCTCTGACCAAAACCTTCTTAGGCGTCATGAGCGTGAACGAGGTCTTCAGCGGAGTCATCCTCTCTGCCTTCTTCATCATGATGTTCTGCAACCTCTCCATCATCTGGGTCCTCAGGAAGAGCGTGGCAGGGAAAGATGTCATGAACCCGGTGAAGAAGAAGGCCTTCAAGATGGTGATTATCGTCCTTGCCATCATCGTGGTGAACTATCTGCCTCCCGTGGCTCTGATGCCGTTTTCTTCCACCTACTCTTTCGTGGCGTTCCGTTGTAAGATCAGCCTCTCTGTCTTCTCCATCATGGACCTGAGCTGCACCATCGAGCCTTTGCTCTACATCTCTAAGATGGATCGATTTGCCTTCTGTCAATGCCTGCCGAGTCCTTCCAAGAAACCCATCACCGTGAGTGTTTGA
- the LOC122333320 gene encoding uncharacterized protein LOC122333320, with protein MRVSCALCSLLLGGLLRRMSVCGVSERVVIWETPELSAYLHPSPWTPGVTVVSHKRSDSSGLFHLPEEAFLLLVLGGRSVARLLCERLAVRRCALVHSPHRGAGAELLVVPLHGLGSQWKPHLAAEQDFQPFDPGYVSSKSGPRWTEEDLEAVRSRVRAQLPDPNTPADYSFLGDPSDPGLFPRIVRGEEKQWRVWEDDEHVAFLTPFPNTPGLTVLVPRKPLSSDIFRLEEDDYRRLALASRKVSRLLEAGLGAWGVGLIFEGFEIDYAHAKLIPLIFPPGEAEMSLSCPAPEFFDRYPGYVTSVSGPPVSRESLQEIAARLTQR; from the exons ATGAGAGTCTCCTGCGCGCTCTGCTCTCTTTTACTCGGAGGTCTTTTGAGAAG aatGTCGGTGTGTGGCGTCTCGGAGCGGGTCGTGATCTGGGAGACTCCGGAGCTGTCGGCGTATCTTCACCCGTCTCCGTGGACTCCAGGGGTCACCGTCGTCAGCCACAAGCGCTCGGACAGCTCCGGCCTCTTCCACTTACCTGAGGAGGCGTTCCTGCTGCTGGTTCTGGGCGGGAGGTCGGTGGCTCGCCTGCTGTGTGAGCGTCTGGCGGTGCGGCGCTGCGCTCTGGTCCACTCTCCTCACCGCGGGGCCGGGGCCGAGCTCCTCGTGGTGCCGCTCCACGGCCTGGGCTCCCAGTGGAAGCCGCACCTCGCCGCCGAACAGGATTTCCAGCCGTTCGATCCCGGATACGTCAGCTCCAAGAGCGGCCCGCGCTGGACCGAGGAGGATCTGGAGGCGGTCCGGAGCCGAGTCCGGGCTCAGCTGCCCGACCCAAACACGCCGGCTGACTACAGCTTCCTGGGAGATCCGTCTGACCCCGGGCTGTTCCCTCGCATCGTGCGCGGAGAGGAGAAGCAGTGGAGAGTGTGGGAGGATGACGAGCACGTGGCCTTCCTCACGCCCTTCCCCAACACACCCGGGCTGACCGTCCTGGTCCCGAGGAAGCCCCTGTCCAGTGACATCTTCCGGCTGGAGGAGGACGACTATCGGCGGCTGGCGTTGGCCTCCAGGAAGGTGTCCCGGCTTCTGGAGGCGGGGCTTGGCGCCTGGGGGGTGGGGCTTATCTTTGAGGGCTTTGAGATAGATTACGCTCATGCTAAACTGATTCCGCTCATCTTTCCGCCGGGTGAAGCGGAGATGAGCCTCAGCTGTCCGGCTCCGGAGTTCTTCGACCGCTATCCGGGTTACGTGACGTCCGTCAGCGGTCCGCCGGTCAGCAGGGAGAGTCTCCAAGAGATCGCCGCCAGACTTACCCAGCGCTAG